The window GCTGGCCGGACTCGGCGCCTACGGCGTCACCTTCCACGACGACGACCTGATCCCCTTCGGCGCGGACGGCGCCACCCGCGAGGAGACCGTCAAGCGCTTCCGCGCCGCGCTGGACGCCGCCGGACTGAAGGTCCCGATGGCGACCACCAATCTGTTCACCCACCCCGTCTTCAAGGACGGCGCCTTCACCGCCAACGACCGCGGCGTGCGGCGCTACGCGCTGCGCAAGACGATCCGCAACATCGACCTGGCCGCGGAGCTCGGCGCCTCGGTCTACGTCGCCTGGGGCGGTCGCGAGGGCGCGGAGTCCGGCGCGGCCAAGGACGTGCGCACCGCGCTCGACCGGCTGAAGGAGGCCTTCGACCTGCTCGGCGAGTACGTCGAGCAGCAGGGCTACGACCTGCGGTTCGCGATCGAGCCCAAGCCCAACGAGCCGCGCGGCGACATCCTGCTGCCCACGGTCGGCCACGCCCTGGCGTTCATCAACGAGTTGGAGCGCCCCGAACGGGTCGGCGTCAACCCGGAGGTGGGCCACGAGCAGATGGCCGGGCTCAACTTCCCGCACGGCATCGCCCAGGCCCTGTGGCACGGCAAGCTGTTCCACATCGACCTCAACGGCCAGTCCGGCATCAAGTACGACCAGGACCTGCGCTTCGGCGCGGGCGACCTCCGGCAGGCCTTCTGGCTGGTCGACCTGCTGGAGTCGGCCGGCTACGACGGCCCGCGCCATTTCGACTTCAAGCCGCCGCGCACCGAGGACTTCGACGGCGTCTGGGCCTCGGCCGCCGGCTGCATGCGCAACTACCTGCTGCTGGCCGAGCGCTCCCGCGCCTTCCGGGCCGACCCGGAGGTGCAGGCCGCGCTCGCCGCATCCCGGTTGCCCGAACTCGCGCTCCCCACCGCCCATGACGGCCTGGCCGGCCTGCTCGCGGACCGCTCCGCCTTCGAGGAGTACGACGTCGACGCCGCCGCGCGGCGCGGCATGGCCTTCGAGCAGCTGGACCAGCTGGCTCTCGAACACCTCCTCCGGGCGCGCTGACCCCGTCACGGCGAAGCCGGGTCGTGCGAGCCGCACGACCCGGCGCCCCCCGGTGCTCACCTCGGCCGATGGCCGCGGTCCGGTACCCACCCCGGCACGGCCGGGGCGGGCCGGCCGGGGTGGCGCGGTGTTCTACCGACGCCGGACGGTGTTCAGGCGCTGGAGGACGATGAAGACGAACAGCAGCCCGCCGATCACGATCCTGGTCCACCATGAGCTGAGGGTGCCCTGGAAGTTGATGACGGTCTGGATCAGGCCAAGGACCAGCACACCCAGCACGGTGCCCAGCAGGTAGCCGGAGCCGCCGGTGAGCAGGGTGCCGCCGATCACCACGGCGGCGATCGCGTCCAGTTCCAGGCCGACCGCGTGCAGGCCGTACCCGGAGAGCATGTAGAAGGTGAGCAGCACACCGCCGAGCGCCGAGCAGAAGCCGCTGATCGCGTACACGGTGGTCTTGGTCCGCCCCACCGGCAGACCCATCAGCAGGGCGGACTGCTCGCTGCCGCCGAGCGCGTACACGTTCCGCCCGAGCCGGGTGTAGTGCAGCACGACGAACCCGGCCGCCAGCACCAGCAGGGCGATCAGCACGCTCGGCGAGACGAACAGGTCGCCGAGCGGGATCCGGGTCTGCGCCATCGCGGTGTACCACGGATCCGTGATGGAGATCGACTCGATGCTGATCGTGTAGCACAGTCCCCGGGCCAGGAACATGCCCGCCAGCGTCACGATGAAGGGCTGGATCTCGAAGACGTGGATCACCCACCCCATCACCCAGCCGCCGGCCGTGCCCATCAGCAGTACCAGCGGGATGACCACCAGCGGCGGCCAGCCGTGCCGCTCGACCAGCCAGGCGGAGACCATGGTGGACAGCGCCACCACCGCGCCGACCGACAGGTCGATGCCGCCGGTCAGCACGACGAAGGTCATCCCGACCGCGACCACGAGCAGGAAGGCGTTGTCGATCAGCAGGTTGAGCAGCACCTGCCCGGAGAAGAATCCGTCGTACCGCACCGAGCCGACGGTGAACATCGACACCAGCAGCACGGAGGTGACCAGCAGCGGGATCTGCTCGCGAACTCTGGTCAGCAGGGCGTTGGCGTTCACGCGCCGACCTCCCGGTCGGTGATGGCGGCGGCGGGGCCCGGCCGGACGCCGCTGCGGCGGCCGGCGCCGCGCCGGGCGAGCTTGGCACGGAAATTCGGCGACTGGATCAGACAGACCGTGATCACCACGAAGGCCTTGAAGACCAGCGTGGTCTCCGGCGGGATGCCGATGGTGTAGACGGTGGTGGAGAGGGTCTGGATGATCAGCGCGCCGAGGACGGTGCCGCCGATCGAGAACCGGCCGCCGTTGAGCGAGGTCCCGCCGATCACCACCGCGAGGATGGCGTCGAGTTCGATCCACAGCCCGGCGTTGTTGCCGTCCGCCGCCGAGACGTTGGAGGAGACCATCAGTCCGGCGACCGCCGCGCACAGCGCACTGAACACGTACACCAGACCGACCAGGCGCATCGCCCGGATCCCGACCAGCCGGCTGGCCACCGGATTGCCGCCGACCGACTCCAGCAGCAGGCCGAGCGCGGTGGAGCGGGTGAGCAGTGCGGTGAGCAGCGCGACCAGCGCGCTGAGCAGGATCGCGAACGGCATCGCCAGCCAGTAGCCGCCGCCGATCAGCTTGTACGGTTCGCTGGTGATCGTGATGATCTGGCCGTCGGTGATCAGCTGGGCGACGCCGCGTCCGGCGACCATCAGGATCAGGGTGGCGACGATCGGCTGCACGCCGACCCGGGCCACCAGCACCCCGTTCGCGAGGCCCAGCAGTACCGCCGTGCCGAGTGCTGTGCCGACCGCGCCGAGCACCGTGCCGAGGCTCCCCGGGTCGGTGGCCTCGCTGATGTGGAGGCAGGCCAGCGCGCCGGCGATGGCGACCGTGGAGCCGACCGAGAGGTCGATCCCACCGGTGGCGATCACCAGGGTCATGCCGAGCGACACCAGGATCAGCGGCGCGCCGAAGTGCAGGATGTCGACCGTACTGCCGTACAGGTGACCGCCCTTGAGGTGGAGGGCGAAGAAGTCCGAGGTGAAGGCGAGGTTCGCGAGCAACAGCACGGCCAGCACGGCGGCCGGCCAGAACAGCCGGTGCCGGGTCACCGCCCAGGCCCTCGGGGTGGTCGGCGCCGTGGTCATTGTTCCGCTCCGCTCGCGATGGTGGCCAGGACGCGCTCCGGGGTGAGCTCGCCGTCGTTGTCGAGTCGGGCGACCATCCGGCGGTCGCGCAGCACGCCCACGCGGTGGCTGAGCCGCAGCACCTCCTCCAGTTCGGCGGAGATGAACAGCACCGCCATGCCCTTCTCGGCGAGGTTCGCGACCAGCTTCTGGATCTCGGCCTTGGCGCCGATGTCGATGCCGCGGGTGGGCTCGTCCAGGATCAGCAGCTTGGGGTCGGTGATCAGCCAGCGGGCCAGCAGCACCTTCTGCTGGTTCCCGCCGCTGAGGTTGCGGACCAGCGCCTCCGGGTTGGCCGGGCGGATGTCCAGGGCACGGATCCAGCGCAGCGCCAACTCGTCCTGCGTGGTGCGCGACAGCGGACGGGCCCAGCCGCGGGCCGCCTGTAGCGCCAGCACGATGTTCTCCCGGACGGTCAGCTCGCCGACCAGGCCCTCGGTCTTGCGGTTCTCGGAGCAGAACGCGATGCCGTGGGCGATCGCGTCGCGCGGGCCGCGCAGGTCCGTCTCGGCGCCGTTGATCCGCACGGTGCCGCGGTCCTTGTGGTCGGCACCGAACAGCAGCCGGGCGGCCTCGGTCCGGCCGGACCCCAACAGGCCTGCCAGGCCGACCACTTCACCGGGGCCGATGGCGAGGTCGTACGGCTCGACGGCGCCCCGCCGGGCCAGGCCCTCGGCTTCCAGGAAGGCCCGGCCGGTGGCCGGCGCGGAGCGCTCGCGCCGTTTGCCGCCGGCGAGCTGGTCGAGTCCGGCGAGCTCGGAGCCGATCATCCGGGAGATCAGGTCGATCTGGTCGAGCTCGCTGGTCAGGTACTCGCCCTCCAGTCGGCCGTTGCGCAGCACGGTCATCCGGTCGCAGATCTCGTAGATCTGGTCGAGGAAGTGCGAGACGAACAGGATGGCGACCCCCTGGTCCCGCAACCGCCGTATCACGGTGAAGAGCTGGCGGACTTCGTCGCGGTCCAGGCTGGAGGTCGGCTCGTCCAGGATCAGCACCTTGGCCGAGACGTCCACCGCACGGACGATGGCCACCAGCTGCTGGACCGCGATGGAGTGGCTGCCCAGCGGTGCGCTGACGTCGATGTCCAGCTCCAGCGTGCGGACCAACCGGGCGGCCCGGCGGCGCATTTCGGCCCAGTCGATCAGGCCGAGGCGGCGCGGCTCGCGACCGATGAAGATGTTCTCCGCGACCGACAGGTTCGGGCAGAGGTTCACCTCCTGGTAGACGGTGCTGATGCCCGCCTCCTGGGCCTGCAGCGGACCGGCGATCCGCACCCGCCGCCCGGCCAGCACCACCTCGCCGCCGTCCGCCGGGTGCACCCCGGTCAGCACCTTGATCAGCGTGGACTTGCCGGCGCCGTTCTCCCCCATCAGGGCGTGCACCTCGCCGGGGAAGAGCCGGAAGTCGACCCCGTCCAGCGCCACCACCCCGGGGAACTCCTTGCGGATCCCCCGGACTTCCAGGACCGGTTGCTGACGCACCCCGGTTCTCCTCTCCTCGTGCGAACCCGGTCCGCCCGGGAGCGTTCCGCCGAACGCTCCCGGGCGGGCGGGGGCTTGTCAGTACTGGCGGGTGGGCAGCGCGGCCGCGGCCTGGTCCTGGGTGAAGACACCCTCCTCGGTCTTGATCCGCTTCGGCACCTGCTCGCCGGCCTTGACCTTCTTCACCAGGTCCATCAACTGGTCACCGAGGAGCGGGTTGCACTCCACGTCGACGTTGATCTTGCCCTGGCTCATCGCGGTGAAGGCGTCCTTGACCCCGTCGACCGAGATGATCCGGATGTCGGTGCCGGGCTTCTTGCCGGCCTCCTCGATCGCCTGGATCGCACCGAGGGCCATGTCGTCGTTGTGCGCGTACAGCACGTCGATCTTCGGCTGGGCCTTCAGGAAGGCCTGCATGACCTCCTTGCCCTTCGCCCGGGTGAAGTCACCGGTCTGCGAGGCCACCACCTTGAACTTGGCGTCCGCCTTGATCACGTCGCCGAAGCCCGCCTTGCGGTCGTTGGCCGGCGCCGAACCCGTGGTGCCCTGCAGTTCGACGATGTTCACCTCGTCGGGCTTGCCCTGGTACTCCTTCGTCAGCCACTCGCCGGCCTTCTTGCCCTCCTCGACGAAGTCCGAGCCGAGGAAGGAGACATAGAGCGAGTCGTCCTTGGAGTCCACCGCCCGGTCGGTGAGGATCACCGGGATCCTGGCGTCCTTCGCCTCCTTCAGCACGGTGTCCCAACCCGACTCCACCACCGGCGAGAAGGCGATCACGTCCACCTTCTGCTGGATGAACGAGCGGATCGCCTTGATCTGGTTCTCCTGCTTCTGCTGCGCGTCGGAGAACTTCAGCTCGATGCCGGCCTTCTTCGCGGAGTCCTGGACCGACTTGGTGTTCGCGGTGCGCCAGCCGCTCTCCGCGCCCACCTGCGAGAAGCCCACGACGAGCTTGTGGCCGGAACCCTTGTCGGCCGAGCCGCCGCCGGCGCCGGAACCGCACGCGGTGAGGACGGCGACCATCGCACCGGCGACCAGGGCCGCCGCAGCTCTCTTGGACATGGTGGGACTTCCTCTCGGGATCATCGATCGCGCGGACGGCACCGGTCACGTGAACCCGAGGTGTCGGCACCGTTTCGCTCGAAACAGATTGTTAACGCTCACAATCGGCAGCGGCAAGACCCTCGCGGCCCGTTACCCAATCTTGACCAGCGCCTTGGCTCCGCTCCGAGGGACCATCAACTCGACCGTACTGCAGGGAGTTGATTCGTCGCGGGCGG of the Kitasatospora sp. NBC_01246 genome contains:
- the xylA gene encoding xylose isomerase, whose translation is MSSDPLAPTPAHKFTFGLWTVGWQGRDPFGDATRPALDPVETVQRLAGLGAYGVTFHDDDLIPFGADGATREETVKRFRAALDAAGLKVPMATTNLFTHPVFKDGAFTANDRGVRRYALRKTIRNIDLAAELGASVYVAWGGREGAESGAAKDVRTALDRLKEAFDLLGEYVEQQGYDLRFAIEPKPNEPRGDILLPTVGHALAFINELERPERVGVNPEVGHEQMAGLNFPHGIAQALWHGKLFHIDLNGQSGIKYDQDLRFGAGDLRQAFWLVDLLESAGYDGPRHFDFKPPRTEDFDGVWASAAGCMRNYLLLAERSRAFRADPEVQAALAASRLPELALPTAHDGLAGLLADRSAFEEYDVDAAARRGMAFEQLDQLALEHLLRAR
- the yjfF gene encoding galactofuranose ABC transporter, permease protein YjfF is translated as MNANALLTRVREQIPLLVTSVLLVSMFTVGSVRYDGFFSGQVLLNLLIDNAFLLVVAVGMTFVVLTGGIDLSVGAVVALSTMVSAWLVERHGWPPLVVIPLVLLMGTAGGWVMGWVIHVFEIQPFIVTLAGMFLARGLCYTISIESISITDPWYTAMAQTRIPLGDLFVSPSVLIALLVLAAGFVVLHYTRLGRNVYALGGSEQSALLMGLPVGRTKTTVYAISGFCSALGGVLLTFYMLSGYGLHAVGLELDAIAAVVIGGTLLTGGSGYLLGTVLGVLVLGLIQTVINFQGTLSSWWTRIVIGGLLFVFIVLQRLNTVRRR
- a CDS encoding ABC transporter permease; the encoded protein is MTTAPTTPRAWAVTRHRLFWPAAVLAVLLLANLAFTSDFFALHLKGGHLYGSTVDILHFGAPLILVSLGMTLVIATGGIDLSVGSTVAIAGALACLHISEATDPGSLGTVLGAVGTALGTAVLLGLANGVLVARVGVQPIVATLILMVAGRGVAQLITDGQIITITSEPYKLIGGGYWLAMPFAILLSALVALLTALLTRSTALGLLLESVGGNPVASRLVGIRAMRLVGLVYVFSALCAAVAGLMVSSNVSAADGNNAGLWIELDAILAVVIGGTSLNGGRFSIGGTVLGALIIQTLSTTVYTIGIPPETTLVFKAFVVITVCLIQSPNFRAKLARRGAGRRSGVRPGPAAAITDREVGA
- a CDS encoding sugar ABC transporter ATP-binding protein, giving the protein MRQQPVLEVRGIRKEFPGVVALDGVDFRLFPGEVHALMGENGAGKSTLIKVLTGVHPADGGEVVLAGRRVRIAGPLQAQEAGISTVYQEVNLCPNLSVAENIFIGREPRRLGLIDWAEMRRRAARLVRTLELDIDVSAPLGSHSIAVQQLVAIVRAVDVSAKVLILDEPTSSLDRDEVRQLFTVIRRLRDQGVAILFVSHFLDQIYEICDRMTVLRNGRLEGEYLTSELDQIDLISRMIGSELAGLDQLAGGKRRERSAPATGRAFLEAEGLARRGAVEPYDLAIGPGEVVGLAGLLGSGRTEAARLLFGADHKDRGTVRINGAETDLRGPRDAIAHGIAFCSENRKTEGLVGELTVRENIVLALQAARGWARPLSRTTQDELALRWIRALDIRPANPEALVRNLSGGNQQKVLLARWLITDPKLLILDEPTRGIDIGAKAEIQKLVANLAEKGMAVLFISAELEEVLRLSHRVGVLRDRRMVARLDNDGELTPERVLATIASGAEQ
- a CDS encoding ABC transporter substrate-binding protein, encoding MSKRAAAALVAGAMVAVLTACGSGAGGGSADKGSGHKLVVGFSQVGAESGWRTANTKSVQDSAKKAGIELKFSDAQQKQENQIKAIRSFIQQKVDVIAFSPVVESGWDTVLKEAKDARIPVILTDRAVDSKDDSLYVSFLGSDFVEEGKKAGEWLTKEYQGKPDEVNIVELQGTTGSAPANDRKAGFGDVIKADAKFKVVASQTGDFTRAKGKEVMQAFLKAQPKIDVLYAHNDDMALGAIQAIEEAGKKPGTDIRIISVDGVKDAFTAMSQGKINVDVECNPLLGDQLMDLVKKVKAGEQVPKRIKTEEGVFTQDQAAAALPTRQY